One stretch of Sardina pilchardus chromosome 17, fSarPil1.1, whole genome shotgun sequence DNA includes these proteins:
- the gramd4a gene encoding GRAM domain-containing protein 4 isoform X2: MEGTSMHLELLYEGFAERIKCHKSNLNIKEELRKLREETNVDVLKQELEKERGKRQDLEQRMTEVLKTRLEDSPPQPPRRQQSPSTSETTEKQKETVCTRMQRWLYDRFGVYIEDFRFQPEETTVEAEEPLSAKRLTENMRRLKRGARPVTNFMKNLSALSNWHSVYTSAIAFIIYMNAAWHGWAIPMFLFLAILRLSLNYLIARGWRIQWSIVPEVTEPEEPLKEDLTVSEKFQLVLDVAQKAQNLFGKMADVLEKIKNLFMWVQPEITQKLYIALWVAFISSCVLPYKLVGFLLGLYAGIKFFIIDFLFKSCPKLRDKYDTPRIVWNNLPTDPQLKERSNATVSRRVQPVVSRSSLATAPCGVSREEESSRAHNLKKGAFHEVFNLSETERPLPVCENGWRCCLINRDRKMPTDYIRNGVLYVTENYLCFESSSSRSGSSKKNKVIKLVDITDIQKYKVLSVLPGSGMGISIATPSTQKPLVFGAMIHRDEAFEAIFTQYMKIMTTATPET; this comes from the exons ATGGAGGGCACTAGCATGCACCTGGAGCTGCTGTACGAGGGATTTGCTGAAAGGATTAAGTGTCACAAGAGCAACCTCAACATCA aggaggagctgaggaAGCTGCGAGAGGAGACCAATGTGGACGTGCTGaagcaggagctggagaaggaaCGGGGCAAGCGGCAGGACCTCGAGCAGAGGATGACCGAAGTGCTCAAGACCAG GTTGGAAGATTCGCCTCCTCAGCCTCCACGTAGGCAGCAGTCACCCTCCACCAGCGAAACAACAG agaaacagaaagagaccGTCTGCACAAGAATGCAGAGGTGGCTGTATGACCGGTTTGGTGTCTACATCGAGGACTTTCGCTTTCAGCCTGAGGAGACAACCGTGGAGGCCGAAGAACCACTAAGTGCTAAAAG GTTAACAGAAAATATGAGGCGCCTCA AACGAGGTGCAAGACCTGTCACAAATTTTATGAAGAACCTCTCCGCCTTATCCAACTGGCATTCTGTCTACACATCAGCGATTGCCTTCATT aTCTACATGAATGCTGCATGGCATGGCTGGGCCATTCCCATGTTTCTGTTTTTAGCCATTCTGAGGTTGTCCTTGAATTACCTCATCGCAAg AGGCTGGAGGATCCAGTGGAGTATCGTGCCTGAAGTCACAGAGCCTGAG GAGCCTCTAAAGGAAGACTTAACTGTGTCGGAAAAATTCCAGTTAGTTCTTGATGTTGCACAAAAAGCACAG AACCTTTTTGGTAAAATGGCAGATGTTTTAGAGAAGATTAAGAA tttgTTCATGTGGGTGCAGCCCGAGATCACTCAGAAGCTGTACATCGCTCTGTGGGTGGCCTTCATCTCCTCCTGTGTCCTTCCCTACAAACTCGTGGGCTTTCTTTTAG GGTTGTACGCAGGCATCAAGTTCTTCATCATCGACTTCCTTTTCAAGAGCTGCCCCAAACTGCGGGACAAGTATGACACGCCGCGCATCGTGTGGAACAACCTCCCCACGGACCCCCAGCTGAAGGAGCGCAGCAACGCCACCGTGTCCAGACGG GTCCAACCGGTTGTGTCACGAAGTAGCCTAGCAACAGCCCCCTGTGGTGTCAGCCGTGAAGAGGAAAGTAGCCGAGCGCACAACCTCAAGAAAGGGGCCTTCCATGAGGTCTTCAATCTATCGGAGACTGAGCGGCCCTTACCAG TGTGTGAGAATGGCTGGAGATGCTGCTTAATCAACAGAGACAGGAAGATGCCCACAGACTACATCCGAAATGGAGTCCTCTATGTCACAGAAAA CTACCTGTGCTTTGAGAGCTCGAGTTCCCGGTCAGGCTCTTCAAAGAAGAACAAAGTCATCAAGCTTGTTGATATCACAGACATACAGAAG TACAAAGTCCTGTCTGTTCTACCTGGCTCTGGAATGGGGATTTCCATAGCCACTCCCTCTACTCAGAAG CCCCTGGTGTTTGGTGCCATGATCCACAGAGACGAGGCCTTTGAGGCGATCTTCACCCAGTACATGAAGATTATGACCACAGCCACTCCTGAGACCTAG